In Populus trichocarpa isolate Nisqually-1 chromosome 7, P.trichocarpa_v4.1, whole genome shotgun sequence, the following proteins share a genomic window:
- the LOC7483082 gene encoding isocitrate dehydrogenase [NAD] regulatory subunit 1, mitochondrial isoform X1 — MARRSIPVLKHLLTSSSTPTLRRSVTYMPRPGDGAPRPVTLIPGDGIGPLVTNAVEQVMEAMHAPVYFEKYDIHGDMMRVPSEVIESIKKNKVCLKGGLATPMGGGVSSLNVQLRKELDLYASLVNCFNLQGLPTRHENVDIVVIRENTEGEYAGLEHEVVPGVVESLKVITKFCSERIAKYAFEYAYLNNRKKVTAVHKANIMKLADGLFLESCREVATKYPGIKYNEIIVDNCCMQLVSKPEQFDVMVTPNLYGNLVANTAAGIAGGTGVMPGGNVGADHAIFEQGASAGNVGNDKLLEQKTANPVALLLSSAMMLRHLQFPSFADRLETAVKRVISESHYRTKDLGGTSTTQEVVDAVIGALD; from the exons ATGGCTAGGCGCTCCATACCCGTCCTAAAACACCTGCTAACCTCCTCCTCCACCCCCACCCTCCGCCGATCCGTAACCTACATGCCACGCCCCGGCGACGGCGCACCGCGACCCGTAACCTTGATCCCCGGCGACGGAATCGGCCCTCTAGTGACCAACGCCGTCGAACAGGTCATGGAAGCAATGCACGCACCAGTGTATTTCGAGAAATACGACATCCATGGGGACATGATGAGAGTACCGTCAGAAGTGATAGAAtcgataaagaaaaacaaagtatgCTTGAAAGGAGGGTTGGCGACGCCTATGGGAGGAGGAGTTAGTTCATTGAATGTGCAATTGAGGAAGGAGTTGGATTTGTATGCGTCGCTTGTGAATTGTTTTAATCTGCAAGGATTGCCTACGCGACATGAgaatgttgatattgttgttattaGGGAGAATACGGAGGGAGAGTATGCGGGTTTGGAGCATGAAGTGGTTCCTGGTGTTGTTGAGAGTCTTAAG GTGATAACAAAGTTCTGTTCAGAACGCATTGCAAAATATGCTTTTGAGTATGCTTACCTGAATAACCGGAAGAAAGTGACTGCTGTGCACAAAGCAAACATTATGAAGCTTGCAGATGGTTTGTTCCTGGAATCTTGTAGGGAGGTTGCTACAAAATATCCTGGGATCAAATACAATGAAATTATTGTGGACAATTGCTGCATGCAACTTGTCTCAAAGCCTGAGCAATTTGATGTCATG GTGACACCTAATCTTTATGGCAATCTCGTTGCAAATACCGCTGCAGGTATTGCTGGTGGCACTGGAGTCATGCCAGGAG GCAACGTCGGGGCTGATCATGCTATTTTTGAGCAAGGTGCTTCAGCAGGAAATGTAGGTAATGATAAACTATTGGAACAGAAGACAGCAAACCCAGTGGCACTGCTTCTCTCTTCTGCCATGATGCTAAGACATCTCCAGTTCCCTTCTTTCGCTGATCGATTAGAAACTGCAGTCAAACGGGTAATTTCAGAGAGTCATTACCGGACAAAAGATCTAGGCGGAACCAGCACTACTCAAGAGGTTGTTGATGCAGTCATAGGTGCTTTAGACTGA
- the LOC7483082 gene encoding isocitrate dehydrogenase [NAD] regulatory subunit 1, mitochondrial isoform X2, translating to MARRSIPVLKHLLTSSSTPTLRRSVTYMPRPGDGAPRPVTLIPGDGIGPLVTNAVEQVMEAMHAPVYFEKYDIHGDMMRVPSEVIESIKKNKVCLKGGLATPMGGGVSSLNVQLRKELDLYASLVNCFNLQGLPTRHENVDIVVIRENTEGEYAGLEHEVVPGVVESLKFCSERIAKYAFEYAYLNNRKKVTAVHKANIMKLADGLFLESCREVATKYPGIKYNEIIVDNCCMQLVSKPEQFDVMVTPNLYGNLVANTAAGIAGGTGVMPGGNVGADHAIFEQGASAGNVGNDKLLEQKTANPVALLLSSAMMLRHLQFPSFADRLETAVKRVISESHYRTKDLGGTSTTQEVVDAVIGALD from the exons ATGGCTAGGCGCTCCATACCCGTCCTAAAACACCTGCTAACCTCCTCCTCCACCCCCACCCTCCGCCGATCCGTAACCTACATGCCACGCCCCGGCGACGGCGCACCGCGACCCGTAACCTTGATCCCCGGCGACGGAATCGGCCCTCTAGTGACCAACGCCGTCGAACAGGTCATGGAAGCAATGCACGCACCAGTGTATTTCGAGAAATACGACATCCATGGGGACATGATGAGAGTACCGTCAGAAGTGATAGAAtcgataaagaaaaacaaagtatgCTTGAAAGGAGGGTTGGCGACGCCTATGGGAGGAGGAGTTAGTTCATTGAATGTGCAATTGAGGAAGGAGTTGGATTTGTATGCGTCGCTTGTGAATTGTTTTAATCTGCAAGGATTGCCTACGCGACATGAgaatgttgatattgttgttattaGGGAGAATACGGAGGGAGAGTATGCGGGTTTGGAGCATGAAGTGGTTCCTGGTGTTGTTGAGAGTCTTAAG TTCTGTTCAGAACGCATTGCAAAATATGCTTTTGAGTATGCTTACCTGAATAACCGGAAGAAAGTGACTGCTGTGCACAAAGCAAACATTATGAAGCTTGCAGATGGTTTGTTCCTGGAATCTTGTAGGGAGGTTGCTACAAAATATCCTGGGATCAAATACAATGAAATTATTGTGGACAATTGCTGCATGCAACTTGTCTCAAAGCCTGAGCAATTTGATGTCATG GTGACACCTAATCTTTATGGCAATCTCGTTGCAAATACCGCTGCAGGTATTGCTGGTGGCACTGGAGTCATGCCAGGAG GCAACGTCGGGGCTGATCATGCTATTTTTGAGCAAGGTGCTTCAGCAGGAAATGTAGGTAATGATAAACTATTGGAACAGAAGACAGCAAACCCAGTGGCACTGCTTCTCTCTTCTGCCATGATGCTAAGACATCTCCAGTTCCCTTCTTTCGCTGATCGATTAGAAACTGCAGTCAAACGGGTAATTTCAGAGAGTCATTACCGGACAAAAGATCTAGGCGGAACCAGCACTACTCAAGAGGTTGTTGATGCAGTCATAGGTGCTTTAGACTGA